The Anopheles coluzzii chromosome 2, AcolN3, whole genome shotgun sequence genome window below encodes:
- the LOC120951171 gene encoding MKI67 FHA domain-interacting nucleolar phosphoprotein, with product MTAMETETTAKPVVADRKASAVGKEKKKHRRLRKRQRDARKRIAGNLQPKEQKKEPKKEPKKEKKAKQPAKISNKKGSGIVFIKHLPKGFYEDELRQFFEQFGEVMRVAVARSRKTQRSKGYGYVQFRFYEVADIAASAVNNYMMFNSVLKTSLLPKRMFNIPKNFGKAYDSKGEKTEAYQRWLKAQVKRANGYVGSVESSVRCRKQISRLMRAEKELTEAGIEVAEVASCLSKLKQTVTDLQQRHAIQLARMPKPQPQPKEKAQKAKEETEAAADTNGKASDDEEDEAFTLLTPSDWQEVEPVGKEEPAKESKASAVKKAQEKMKQLEQEKGVNKPGTTAAKENKKADTPDKKLRKREKLPLSKAKKPLVAGGGGVSAKQAAKKEKLSLVKKNKVEELSVESAAPVGKKAKRVDAVKEVKPAKVGKKVK from the exons ATGACCGCAATGGAAACTGAAACCACCGCCAAGCCGGTGGTGGCCGACAGAAAAGCATCAGCAgtgggaaaggaaaagaagaaacacaGACGACTACGGAAACGGCAACGTGATGCTAGGAAGCGAATCGCCGGCAACCTACAGCCAAAGGAGCAGAAAAAAGAACCGAAAAAGGAGccgaaaaaggagaaaaag gCCAAGCAACCAGCAAagataagcaacaaaaaaggatccGGCATTGTGTTCATCAAGCATCTTCCGAAAGGCTTCTACGAGGATGAGCTGCGACAGTTCTTCGAGCAGTTTGGCGAAGTGATGCGGGTTGCCGTGGCCCGGTCACGCAAAACGCAACGCTCGAAGGGCTACGGGTACGTGCAGTTCCGGTTCTACGAGGTGGCGGACATTGCGGCGAGCGCCGTCAACAACTACATGATGTTCAACAGCGTGCTGAAGACGAGCCTGCTGCCCAAGCGAATGTTTAACATACCGAAAAACTTCGGCAAAGCGTACGATTCCAAGGGCGAAAAGACGGAAGCCTACCAGCGGTGGCTGAAGGCGCAGGTGAAGCGCGCCAACGGGTACGTGGGCAGTGTGGAGAGCAGTGTGCGCTGTAGGAAACAGATTAGCCGACTGATGCGAGCCGAGAAGGAGCTGACCGAGGCGGGCATCGAGGTGGCCGAGGTGGCGAGCTGTCTGTCCAAGTTGAAGCAAACGGTCACGGATCTGCAACAGCGGCACGCGATCCAGCTGGCTAGAATGCCGAAACCGCAACCGCAACCTAAGGAGAAGGCACAGAAGGCGAAGGAGGAAACggaggcagcagcagacacGAACGGAAAGGCAAGTGACGATGAGGAGGATGAGGCGTTCACGCTACTGACACCATCGGACTGGCAGGAGGTGGAACCGGTCGGGAAGGAGGAGCCCGCCAAGGAGAGTAAGGCAAGTGCGGTGAAGAAAGCGCAGGAAAAGATGAAACAATTAGAGCAGGAAAAGGGAGTCAACAAACCGGGCACAACGGCGGCTAAGGAAAACAAGAAAGCTGATACGCCGGACAAAAAGCTACGCAAGAGAGAGAAGCTTCCCCTGTCGAAGGCGAAGAAGCCGCTGGTggctggtggaggtggtgtgTCCGCAAAGCAGGcggcgaagaaggaaaagctTTCGCTGGTGAAGAAGAACAAAGTTGAAGAGCTGAGCGTGGAAAGTGCGGCCCCGGTTGGTAAGAAAGCCAAGCGGGTCGATGCTGTAAAGGAAGTGAAGCCGGCTAAGGTAGGGAAAAAGGTTAAGTAG